A DNA window from Paenibacillus sp. HWE-109 contains the following coding sequences:
- a CDS encoding post-transcriptional regulator produces the protein MNGEDNDQVPHHPEDTENEQAAEEDASVSVEEEEENGLSDTELNEIIESLCLSKVEEFILLGYDHVSGKDIWDCVSDKYRKTGVPSLHQIVNDILSLKSTQFMNWMTISMYRGAQF, from the coding sequence ATGAACGGAGAAGATAACGATCAAGTCCCTCATCATCCTGAGGATACAGAGAACGAACAGGCAGCAGAAGAAGACGCTTCGGTGAGCGTTGAAGAGGAAGAGGAGAACGGTCTTTCTGACACAGAACTCAATGAAATTATTGAGAGCTTATGTTTAAGCAAAGTGGAGGAATTCATCTTGCTCGGCTACGATCATGTAAGCGGCAAGGATATATGGGATTGTGTGAGTGATAAATATCGGAAGACCGGTGTTCCTTCGCTTCATCAAATCGTGAATGACATTTTATCACTGAAATCGACTCAGTTTATGAACTGGATGACGATTAGCATGTATAGAGGAGCCCAATTCTAA